The region ACTTGCAGGCAATGGAGTCCAGATCGTAACGGTTAACGATTACCTGGCAAAGCGGGATGCGGAGTGGATGGGCAGAGTCCATGAGTTTCTGGGTATGACCGTTGGAGTCGTCCTTAACTCCATGAATTCTGACGAAAGACGTGCCGCATACAACTGTGATATTACCTATGTGACCAACAATGAGCTTGGTTTCGATTATCTGAGGGATAACATGGCCATCTATAAAGAACAGATGGTTTTAAGAAATTTAGATTTTTGTATTATTGATGAGGTGGACTCTGTATTGATCGATGAGGCAAGAACACCTCTTATTATTTCCGGACAAAGCGGAAAATCAACAAAGCTGTATGAGGTCTGTGACATTCTGGCCCGTCAGCTGGAACGTGGTGAGGCCTCTGCCGAGTTCTCCAAGATGGCCGCCATTATGGGAGAGGAAATCACGGAAACCGGTGATTTTGTGGTGGATGAAAAGGACAAAGTTGTCAACCTGACGGAACAGGGTGTGGAAAAGGTGGAGCAGTTCTTCCACATTGAGAACTTATCCGATCCCCAGAACTTAGAGATCCAGCATAACATCATCCTGGCTCTTCGTGCCAATTATCTCATGTTCCGGGATAAGGATTACGTGGTAAAGGATGACGAGGTCCTGATCGTTGATGAGTTTACGGGTCGTATTATGCCGGGCAGACGTTATTCTGATGGACTCCATCAGGCCATTGAGGCCAAGGAGCACGTGAATGTGCGAAGAGAGAGCAAGACCCTTGCCACCATCACCTTCCAGAACTTTTTTAATAAGTACAATAAGAAGGCAGGTATGACCGGAACTGCTCTTACAGAGGAAAAAGAATTCCGTAACACCTACGGCATGGATGCCATTTCGATTCCAACCAACCGTGCCATTGCCCGTATTGATCAGGAGGATGCTGTTTATAAAACCAAAAAGGAAAAATTTGAAGCGGTGTGCAATGAGGTGGAAATGGCTTACGAGAAGGGACAGCCTGTCCTGGTAGGTACCATTACCATTGAAACTTCTGAAATGTTAAGCAGTATGTTACGCCGTAGGGGCATTCCCCATAAGGTACTCAATGCGAAATATCATGAGCTGGAAGCTGAAATCGTGGCAGATGCAGGAGTCCATAAGGCGGTGACCATTGCCACCAACATGGCAGGCCGTGGTACGGATATTAAGCTTGACGACGAGTCAAAGGCAGCAGGCGGTTTAAAGATCATCGGTACGGAGCGCCATGAATCACGCCGTATTGATAACCAGCTGCGGGGCCGTTCCGGCCGTCAGGGTGACCCGGGAGAATCCAGATTTTATATCTCCCTTGAAGATGATCTCATGCGTTTGTTTGGTTCCGAGCGTCTGGTAGGCATGTTCAATGCCCTGGGCGTGCCGGAAGGAGAGCAGATCGAACACAAGATGCTTTCCAATGCCATTGAAAAGGCTCAGATGAAGATTGAGACAAACAACTACGGCATCCGTGAAAATCTTCTGAAATATGATGAGGTCATGAACGAACAGCGTGAAGTGATCTATGGGGAGAGAAGAAAGGTTCTGGATGGAGACAATATGAGGGATTTCATCTTAAAGATGGTGACCGACATTGTGGAAAACGCAGTGGATCTTTCCGTCAGCGACGACCAGGCACCGGAGGATTGGGATTTAACCGAGCTTAACAATCTCCTTCTTCCCATCATTCCCCTGCAGCCCGTCACTCTTCCCGAGGATAAGAAGATCAGGAAGAATGAACTGAAGCATATGCTGAAGGAAGAAGCCATTAAGCTTTATGAATCAAAGGAAGCAGAATTTCCGGAGGGAGAACAGATCCGTGAGATCGAGCGTGTCATTCTCTTAAAGGTGATTGATAATAAATGGATGTCCCATATTGACGACATGGATCAGCTTCGCCAGGGCATCGGACTGCAGGCTTACGGACAGAGAGATCCGCTGGTGGAATACAAGATGAGCGGCTATCAGATGTTTGATGAGATGGCAGCGGCCATCCGGGAGGATACCGTAAGGATCCTGTTCCACATCCGTGTGGAGCAGAAGGTGGAGAGAGAACCGGCTGCCAAGGTAACAGGAACCAATAAGGATGAAAGCGCTCCGAAGGCGCCGGTGAAAAAGGTGGAATCCAAGGTTTACCCCAATGATCCGTGTCCATGCGGTTCCGGTAAGAAATATAAGCAGTGCTGCGGACGTAAATTAGTATAGTATTTTTATAAAATTGGAGTTCGCACCCTTTTAAGGATGGAACTCCAATTTTGTATTGATAAATTATAATCAGAAAGCAGGTGACACAGTGGTAGAGTTAGACCAGTACAAATACGAATTATCTACGTTTGAAAAACCATTAGTGGAAGTGAGGGA is a window of [Clostridium] saccharolyticum WM1 DNA encoding:
- the secA gene encoding preprotein translocase subunit SecA — its product is MNLVQKIFGTHSERELKLIEPIVDKIEALRPSMVALTDEELRNNTKLFKERLSAGETLDDILPEAFASVREAARRVLNMEHFRVQLIGGIVLHQGRIAEMKTGEGKTLVSTCPAYLNALAGNGVQIVTVNDYLAKRDAEWMGRVHEFLGMTVGVVLNSMNSDERRAAYNCDITYVTNNELGFDYLRDNMAIYKEQMVLRNLDFCIIDEVDSVLIDEARTPLIISGQSGKSTKLYEVCDILARQLERGEASAEFSKMAAIMGEEITETGDFVVDEKDKVVNLTEQGVEKVEQFFHIENLSDPQNLEIQHNIILALRANYLMFRDKDYVVKDDEVLIVDEFTGRIMPGRRYSDGLHQAIEAKEHVNVRRESKTLATITFQNFFNKYNKKAGMTGTALTEEKEFRNTYGMDAISIPTNRAIARIDQEDAVYKTKKEKFEAVCNEVEMAYEKGQPVLVGTITIETSEMLSSMLRRRGIPHKVLNAKYHELEAEIVADAGVHKAVTIATNMAGRGTDIKLDDESKAAGGLKIIGTERHESRRIDNQLRGRSGRQGDPGESRFYISLEDDLMRLFGSERLVGMFNALGVPEGEQIEHKMLSNAIEKAQMKIETNNYGIRENLLKYDEVMNEQREVIYGERRKVLDGDNMRDFILKMVTDIVENAVDLSVSDDQAPEDWDLTELNNLLLPIIPLQPVTLPEDKKIRKNELKHMLKEEAIKLYESKEAEFPEGEQIREIERVILLKVIDNKWMSHIDDMDQLRQGIGLQAYGQRDPLVEYKMSGYQMFDEMAAAIREDTVRILFHIRVEQKVEREPAAKVTGTNKDESAPKAPVKKVESKVYPNDPCPCGSGKKYKQCCGRKLV